From a single Bacillus pumilus genomic region:
- a CDS encoding replication-associated recombination protein A yields the protein MKPLAYRMRPSHIEDIIGQEHLVGEGQIIRRMVEAKHLSSMILYGPPGIGKTSIATAIAGSTSIAFRTLNAVIHNKKDMEAVAAEAKMSGQVILILDEVHRLDKGKQDFLLPYLENGMIILIGATTANPYHAINPAIRSRTQIFELKPLETEQIKAALTRALQDEHRGLGSYEVTVDDEAMNHFANGCGGDVRSALNALELAVLSTKADEAGHIKISLAAAEECLQKKSFSHDKNGDAHYDVLSAFQKSIRGSDADAALHYLARLIEAGDLESISRRLLVMAYEDIGLASPQAGPRVLSAVQTAERVGFPEARIPLANAVIELCLSPKSNSAYQAIDAALGDIRSGKIGEIPVHLKDAHYKGATALGRGVDYLYPHDYENGWVKQQYLPDPLKNKQYYKPKQTGKFEGALKQVYENLKRQK from the coding sequence ATGAAACCTTTAGCGTACCGGATGCGCCCAAGTCATATTGAAGACATCATTGGGCAGGAGCATCTCGTTGGAGAAGGTCAAATTATTAGACGAATGGTCGAGGCGAAACATTTATCCTCGATGATTTTATACGGACCACCGGGCATCGGCAAAACATCGATTGCAACCGCGATCGCTGGCAGTACAAGCATTGCGTTTCGTACATTGAATGCGGTCATTCATAACAAAAAAGATATGGAAGCTGTTGCCGCTGAAGCAAAAATGAGCGGTCAGGTGATCCTTATTTTAGACGAAGTTCACAGGCTCGATAAAGGAAAGCAGGATTTCCTTCTTCCTTATTTAGAGAACGGCATGATCATTTTAATTGGCGCAACGACGGCTAACCCCTATCATGCGATCAATCCTGCTATCCGAAGCCGGACACAAATATTTGAGCTAAAGCCGCTTGAAACAGAGCAAATCAAGGCTGCCTTAACAAGAGCGTTACAGGATGAGCATCGCGGACTTGGCAGTTATGAGGTGACAGTGGACGATGAAGCAATGAATCATTTTGCCAATGGATGCGGAGGAGATGTACGCTCTGCTTTAAATGCATTAGAGCTAGCTGTCTTATCGACAAAAGCAGATGAAGCTGGGCATATTAAGATCTCTCTTGCCGCAGCAGAAGAATGTTTACAAAAAAAGAGCTTCTCACATGATAAGAATGGTGATGCCCATTATGATGTCCTTTCGGCTTTTCAAAAATCCATTAGAGGATCTGACGCAGATGCGGCGCTCCATTATCTTGCCAGACTGATTGAAGCAGGAGATCTTGAAAGCATTTCAAGGAGACTACTCGTGATGGCTTACGAAGATATTGGCTTAGCAAGTCCTCAGGCAGGTCCACGTGTGCTGAGCGCTGTTCAAACAGCAGAAAGAGTCGGCTTCCCAGAAGCACGAATTCCACTGGCTAACGCCGTTATTGAACTGTGTCTTTCTCCTAAATCCAACTCGGCATATCAGGCGATTGATGCGGCGCTCGGTGACATTCGCTCAGGGAAAATTGGTGAAATCCCTGTTCATTTAAAGGATGCTCACTACAAGGGAGCAACAGCACTCGGAAGAGGCGTCGATTATTTATACCCGCACGACTATGAAAATGGCTGGGTGAAGCAGCAATATTTACCTGATCCGCTCAAAAACAAGCAGTACTATAAACCGAAGCAAACAGGCAAATTTGAAGGCGCACTGAAGCAGGTTTATGAGAATTTAAAACGCCAAAAATAA
- a CDS encoding tRNA threonylcarbamoyladenosine dehydratase, producing MLHQFSRNELAIGKEGLNILKNSTVAVLGVGGVGSFAVEALARSGVGRIVLVDKDDIDITNVNRQLPALLSTVGQPKVDLMQARIADINPECEVVALKMFYTEETYEQFFEYPLDYVIDASDTIHYKIHLMKECLKRNVNIISSMGAANKTDPTRFKIDDISKTHTDPIAKVVRTRLRKEGIRKGIEVIFSDESPIVIREDVRKEVGNDEAKIRKAQMPPSSNAFVPSVAGLIMGGHVIMKLLKDIPITRVKDK from the coding sequence TTGTTACATCAGTTTTCAAGAAACGAGCTTGCCATTGGCAAGGAAGGCTTAAACATATTAAAAAACAGTACAGTTGCAGTGCTTGGTGTAGGCGGAGTAGGTTCATTTGCAGTTGAGGCACTCGCTCGTTCAGGCGTTGGCCGTATTGTTCTTGTAGATAAAGATGATATTGATATTACAAATGTGAACCGTCAGCTGCCGGCATTGCTTTCAACAGTTGGACAGCCAAAGGTTGACTTAATGCAGGCGAGAATCGCTGATATTAATCCAGAATGTGAAGTTGTTGCGCTCAAGATGTTTTATACAGAGGAAACATATGAGCAATTTTTTGAGTATCCGCTTGATTATGTCATCGATGCGTCAGATACCATTCACTATAAAATTCATTTAATGAAAGAGTGCCTAAAACGTAATGTGAACATCATTTCGAGCATGGGTGCTGCAAACAAAACAGATCCGACACGCTTCAAAATTGATGATATTTCAAAAACACATACGGACCCAATTGCAAAAGTCGTGAGAACGCGTCTGCGTAAAGAAGGAATTCGTAAAGGGATTGAAGTCATTTTCTCTGATGAAAGTCCGATTGTCATTCGCGAAGATGTTAGAAAAGAAGTTGGAAATGATGAAGCGAAGATTCGCAAGGCGCAAATGCCGCCATCATCCAATGCATTCGTTCCGTCTGTTGCAGGACTGATCATGGGTGGTCATGTCATTATGAAGCTTTTAAAAGATATTCCGATTACACGTGTGAAGGATAAATAA